The following are encoded together in the Cryptosporangium phraense genome:
- a CDS encoding APC family permease, whose product MSAERTTSRTPAGSDQLAPNRLGIAGIVFFVVAAAAPLVGMTGAVPVAIVLGNGAAAPGAYLVAGLVLLVFSVGYSAMSHRVTNTGAFFAFVGRGLGIVPGVGTAFVSLLAYIAVQLAIFGFFGAVAHEQLKAHLSIDLPWWAWTLLAWAVVLTLSLLQVDIGAKVLGVLMGVEVLSLLLVAVVVLVRGGGPDGLGFADSFSPAKIFSGGFGGSAGIALAFAFASYIGFEATAIYAEETKDPKRAVPRATYTAVALIAVLFALTSWAVVSGVGSAHVVDEVAKRSSIDGTPLADPAQVLFSVAEQYVGGWLSTLLSWLVLSSLFAGLLAFQNSAARYFFAMGRAGALPRALDRVNGRGAPVLGSIATSVITFVVIGLFALTGKDPVLNLFNWFSGLAVLAIVLVEILVSCAVIVHFRREPAGGATVWQTVVAPVAAIVGLALAGYLIMARFGLLAGTSSNPDDALTVFSLSATGWTLVLAPFVVLVVGLVLGAVRRSAENEGAVADLVS is encoded by the coding sequence ATGAGCGCTGAACGGACTACCTCGAGAACTCCGGCCGGTTCCGATCAACTTGCGCCGAACCGGCTGGGCATTGCCGGAATTGTCTTCTTCGTTGTCGCGGCGGCGGCGCCTCTGGTCGGCATGACCGGCGCGGTGCCGGTCGCCATCGTGCTCGGCAACGGCGCGGCCGCGCCGGGGGCGTATCTGGTGGCCGGGCTCGTGCTGCTGGTGTTCAGCGTCGGCTACTCGGCGATGAGCCACCGGGTGACGAACACCGGCGCGTTCTTCGCGTTCGTCGGCCGGGGGCTGGGCATCGTCCCCGGGGTCGGGACCGCGTTCGTGTCGTTGCTGGCTTACATCGCGGTGCAGCTGGCCATCTTCGGGTTCTTCGGGGCGGTCGCCCACGAGCAGCTGAAGGCGCACCTCTCGATCGACCTCCCGTGGTGGGCCTGGACGCTGCTGGCCTGGGCCGTCGTGCTGACGTTGTCCCTGCTCCAGGTCGACATCGGAGCGAAGGTGCTCGGCGTGCTGATGGGCGTCGAGGTGCTGTCGCTGCTGCTCGTCGCCGTGGTCGTGCTGGTGCGGGGCGGCGGGCCGGACGGGCTCGGGTTCGCGGACTCGTTCTCGCCCGCGAAGATCTTCAGCGGCGGGTTCGGCGGCTCGGCCGGGATCGCGCTGGCGTTCGCGTTCGCGTCCTACATCGGGTTCGAGGCCACCGCGATCTACGCCGAGGAGACCAAGGACCCGAAGCGGGCGGTTCCGCGGGCCACCTACACCGCGGTCGCGCTGATCGCCGTGCTGTTCGCGCTGACGTCGTGGGCCGTCGTCAGCGGCGTCGGCAGCGCGCACGTCGTCGACGAGGTTGCGAAGCGGTCGTCGATCGACGGGACGCCGCTGGCCGACCCGGCTCAGGTGCTGTTCTCGGTCGCCGAGCAGTACGTCGGCGGGTGGCTCTCGACGCTGCTGAGCTGGCTGGTGCTGAGCAGCCTGTTCGCCGGGTTGTTGGCGTTCCAGAACAGCGCGGCCCGGTACTTCTTCGCGATGGGGCGGGCCGGTGCACTGCCCCGGGCTCTCGACCGGGTCAACGGGCGGGGCGCGCCGGTGCTCGGCTCGATCGCGACGTCGGTGATCACCTTCGTCGTCATCGGGCTGTTCGCGCTGACCGGGAAGGACCCGGTGCTGAACCTGTTCAACTGGTTCAGTGGGCTCGCGGTGCTGGCGATCGTGCTGGTCGAGATCTTGGTGTCCTGCGCGGTGATCGTCCACTTCCGGCGGGAGCCGGCCGGGGGTGCGACCGTGTGGCAGACCGTCGTCGCGCCGGTCGCCGCGATCGTCGGCTTGGCGCTGGCCGGGTACCTGATCATGGCCCGGTTCGGGCTGCTGGCCGGCACGAGCTCGAACCCGGACGATGCGCTGACGGTGTTCTCGCTGTCGGCCACCGGCTGGACGCTGGTGCTCGCGCCGTTCGTCGTGCTGGTGGTCGGGTTGGTGCTGGGAGCGGTGCGTCGGAGCGCCGAGAACGAGGGCGCGGTCGCCGACCTGGTGAGCTGA
- a CDS encoding RNA polymerase sigma factor, whose protein sequence is MERLQREQFRAFYADAYAPVLRFVQRRVPASQAEDIVADAFLIAWRRFDDAPPQADDRRAWLFGVARNCLLNVNRGQEPRSSASPRPPIACDYSVPDARSAGTSTPLR, encoded by the coding sequence GTGGAACGACTGCAGCGTGAACAGTTCCGAGCGTTCTACGCCGACGCCTACGCCCCCGTCCTGCGTTTCGTGCAGCGCCGGGTGCCTGCTTCGCAGGCCGAGGACATCGTCGCCGACGCGTTCCTGATCGCCTGGCGCCGTTTCGACGACGCACCCCCGCAGGCCGACGATCGACGGGCCTGGCTGTTCGGCGTCGCGCGGAACTGCCTGCTGAACGTCAACCGGGGCCAGGAGCCCAGATCCTCGGCATCACCCCGACCGCCTATCGCCTGCGATTACTCCGTGCCCGACGCGCGCTCCGCCGGCACCTCGACGCCACTCCGGTGA
- a CDS encoding LLM class flavin-dependent oxidoreductase: protein MATKEYGIFLPIGSGGWMLSTTAPHPEATYAYNKRAALHAESIGLDFVMTMAKWRGFGGSTDHWGESLESMTMMSALAEATERVKIWATVHANVHNPGIAAKMFTTLQQISGGRAGMNIVNGAYAAEFEQFGLWSDLSKEDRYRMTAEWTDAVLRLWSSDRVTLDGEFYTLKDAESRPHPATRPTLISAGQSPAGRAFQAKYADGAFLSANTLEEMRDFSRDVHQKATDAGRDVKTYSMLMVVQEETDAEAAEKVRQWGEGLDREALATMQASWGFPPDRARAWAEGATGEAAFQSPYVSGSAETVVAHIRRIVGEAELDGLMLIFPEYDRDILRFGETVLPRLRELDR, encoded by the coding sequence GTGGCTACCAAGGAATACGGGATCTTCCTCCCGATCGGCAGCGGCGGATGGATGCTCTCCACCACCGCTCCGCATCCCGAGGCGACCTACGCGTACAACAAGCGCGCCGCGCTGCACGCCGAGTCGATCGGGCTGGACTTCGTCATGACGATGGCGAAGTGGCGCGGCTTCGGCGGCAGCACCGACCACTGGGGCGAGAGCCTCGAGTCGATGACGATGATGTCCGCGCTGGCCGAGGCCACCGAGCGGGTCAAGATCTGGGCGACCGTGCACGCGAACGTCCACAACCCCGGCATCGCGGCGAAGATGTTCACGACCCTGCAGCAGATCTCCGGCGGCCGGGCCGGCATGAACATCGTCAACGGCGCCTACGCGGCCGAGTTCGAGCAGTTCGGGCTGTGGAGCGACCTGTCCAAAGAGGACCGCTACCGGATGACCGCGGAGTGGACCGACGCCGTCCTCCGGCTCTGGTCCTCCGACCGCGTCACGCTCGACGGTGAGTTCTACACGCTGAAGGACGCCGAGTCCCGGCCCCACCCGGCCACCCGGCCCACGCTGATCAGCGCCGGTCAGTCCCCGGCCGGCCGCGCCTTCCAGGCGAAATACGCCGACGGCGCGTTCCTCTCGGCGAACACGCTGGAGGAGATGCGCGACTTCTCCCGGGACGTCCACCAGAAGGCGACGGACGCCGGACGGGACGTGAAGACGTACTCGATGCTGATGGTCGTCCAGGAGGAGACCGACGCCGAGGCGGCGGAGAAGGTCCGGCAGTGGGGCGAGGGACTCGACCGGGAGGCGCTCGCGACGATGCAGGCGTCCTGGGGTTTTCCGCCCGACCGGGCGCGCGCATGGGCCGAGGGAGCCACCGGGGAGGCCGCGTTCCAGTCACCGTACGTGAGCGGATCGGCCGAGACGGTCGTCGCGCACATCCGGCGGATCGTCGGCGAGGCCGAGCTCGACGGGCTGATGCTGATCTTCCCGGAGTACGACCGGGACATCCTCCGGTTCGGCGAGACCGTGCTGCCCCGCCTCCGTGAGCTGGACCGATGA
- a CDS encoding cysteine hydrolase family protein translates to MSDRRRAALAGLGPALLVVDVQRSFGDPAFLAGHGLSPAASAAVEAAVTTTKTLVDAARARDVPVVWIGLGTDPATPWRASLWLRTGDPDAPYGPDEPCLIGTPGAEWYRVAPAPGETVVTKRGYSGFLGTGLESRLRDAGIGWVAVAGLTTECCVAATATDAFQLGWPVLLPTDAVAAYDPGMHEAALAQLALNVAVPTTAEDLTALWG, encoded by the coding sequence ATGAGCGACCGCAGGCGCGCCGCGCTGGCCGGCCTGGGCCCGGCGCTGCTGGTCGTCGACGTGCAACGGTCGTTCGGGGATCCGGCGTTCCTCGCCGGTCACGGTCTGTCGCCGGCCGCGTCCGCCGCGGTCGAGGCCGCGGTCACCACCACCAAGACCTTGGTGGACGCTGCGCGGGCGCGCGACGTTCCGGTGGTCTGGATCGGGCTCGGGACGGATCCGGCGACGCCGTGGCGGGCCAGCCTGTGGCTGCGCACCGGCGACCCGGACGCGCCCTACGGCCCCGACGAGCCGTGCCTGATCGGGACGCCGGGCGCGGAGTGGTACCGGGTCGCGCCCGCGCCCGGCGAGACCGTGGTCACCAAGCGGGGCTACAGCGGGTTCCTCGGGACCGGCCTGGAGTCCCGGCTGCGCGACGCCGGGATCGGCTGGGTCGCGGTCGCCGGCCTGACCACCGAATGCTGCGTGGCCGCCACCGCGACCGACGCGTTCCAGCTCGGCTGGCCGGTGCTGCTGCCGACCGACGCGGTCGCCGCCTACGACCCGGGCATGCACGAGGCCGCGCTGGCCCAACTAGCCCTCAACGTCGCTGTCCCCACGACGGCCGAGGACCTGACCGCCCTCTGGGGGTAG
- a CDS encoding GNAT family N-acetyltransferase, with translation MSSRIIRTASGVPVVVRAATADDLTAVNEMHGRCSPRTLISRYAAGRGALLDREWRRMVDPARGRTFVLAGPDERDAVIGFATLLRVTATGMAEVSLLLRDDWQNAGVGRALARYLVGVAGQLRFAGVVAWIAPDNVRARKLLRGLGGAPELADGEVRWVVASGYPQRAVRSSAVVGTATLRASWASAASCMPGS, from the coding sequence ATGAGTTCACGCATCATCCGGACCGCGTCCGGCGTGCCGGTCGTGGTGCGCGCGGCGACCGCGGACGACCTGACCGCGGTCAACGAAATGCACGGCCGCTGCTCGCCCCGGACCCTGATCAGCCGCTACGCGGCCGGGCGCGGCGCGCTGCTCGACCGCGAATGGCGACGGATGGTCGACCCGGCCCGCGGCCGGACGTTCGTGCTGGCCGGGCCGGACGAGCGCGACGCGGTGATCGGTTTCGCGACGCTCCTGCGGGTGACCGCGACCGGGATGGCCGAGGTGTCGCTGCTCCTGCGCGACGACTGGCAGAACGCGGGGGTCGGGCGGGCGCTCGCGCGGTATCTGGTCGGGGTGGCCGGGCAGTTGCGGTTCGCCGGGGTGGTGGCGTGGATCGCGCCGGACAACGTCCGGGCCCGCAAGCTGCTCCGCGGCCTCGGGGGCGCGCCGGAACTGGCCGACGGTGAGGTTCGGTGGGTCGTCGCCTCCGGCTACCCCCAGAGGGCGGTCAGGTCCTCGGCCGTCGTGGGGACAGCGACGTTGAGGGCTAGTTGGGCCAGCGCGGCCTCGTGCATGCCCGGGTCGTAG
- a CDS encoding lysoplasmalogenase has protein sequence MLTLFAVVAVVELVAVALGWTALQWVAKPLLAPLLAGYALRRGRPDLVTAALAFATAGDIALLVDDDLAFLVGMGFFLGTQVCLIVAFAPWARPRPFVGYAVVWVVANVLLWDRLGDLAVPVAVYSLALSAMAATAAGVSRRTAAGGALFLVSDLLIGLGAADAGFPGRDVLVMATYSAALYLIVTGWVGRTNVRTRTF, from the coding sequence ATGCTGACGCTGTTCGCCGTGGTCGCGGTCGTCGAACTGGTCGCGGTCGCGCTCGGCTGGACCGCTCTGCAGTGGGTGGCCAAGCCGCTGCTCGCGCCGCTGCTGGCCGGGTACGCGCTCCGCCGGGGCCGCCCCGACCTGGTCACGGCCGCGCTGGCCTTCGCGACCGCCGGCGACATCGCGCTCCTGGTCGACGATGACCTGGCGTTTCTCGTCGGAATGGGGTTCTTCCTGGGTACCCAGGTGTGCCTGATCGTCGCGTTCGCGCCGTGGGCGCGGCCTCGTCCGTTCGTGGGGTACGCGGTGGTCTGGGTCGTGGCCAACGTGCTGCTGTGGGACCGGCTCGGCGACCTGGCGGTCCCGGTCGCCGTCTACAGCCTCGCGCTGAGCGCGATGGCGGCCACCGCCGCCGGGGTGTCCCGGCGGACCGCGGCCGGCGGCGCGCTCTTCCTCGTCTCCGACCTGCTGATCGGTCTCGGGGCCGCCGACGCCGGGTTCCCCGGCCGGGACGTGCTGGTCATGGCGACGTACAGCGCCGCGCTGTACCTGATCGTCACCGGGTGGGTCGGACGAACGAATGTTCGGACGAGAACGTTCTAG
- a CDS encoding putative bifunctional diguanylate cyclase/phosphodiesterase — protein sequence MTRVLADERTGSAPSDRPEPVPSGTRTAAWVLAGASVAVLAVLIAGPPVLRDPLGLAGSLTGMAAVGYGTFRVAIPADRAPWRLMCVAAVLFLAGLVTRAVVPGAAVSPPTTAALVPDAFVVPGYLVTASAFAGLLNRRRANRDDPAWVDAVLVGVASMFLAWTFLVEPSLDQTGLPVIRLANSFFPVIDVVLIVLVAQLALAGGVRAPALWLLILGAVSLFTGDFLYAVRDGGLAGVPLAYINALFTSAYLLFGAATLHPSMRTLTEPQPIVVQPLSKARTVLIGLVLLIPAIVMSVGPAGGLLGTVVRTVLCALLVLAVLFRVVRSNNSRVRAEDAIRRRATHDALTDLPNRELLTDTVAAWGDRAVAEGHEISLLFLDLDRFKLVNDHWGHGVGDELLCAVAGRLSAHVRGHDLVCRIGGDEFVVALAGPSNEVLAEAAAGRVLDLFARPFPLSVGDVVVSASIGVASAASSTEALELIRDADTAMYQAKATGRNRYARFDTEMRDEVRDRTTLEQALRGALERGELYATYQPIIDLKTGELDGFETLMRWQHPTLGAVSPLRFIPIAEETGLIVGAGAWLLREAAAQLAIWRAAGPPRLHISVNVSVRQLRDRQLVGIVRDVLAETGLPPEALWLEITESGVMEDLETALATLDALRALGVTLAVDDFGTGYSSLSYLNRLPVGIVKLDRSFVSDVGAHGANESIVRAVLAMARALDLRVVAEGVETAVQRDWLRDQGCDLVQGWLYGKPLPASDIAIG from the coding sequence GTGACCCGAGTGCTCGCGGACGAGCGCACCGGCTCCGCGCCCTCGGACCGGCCGGAGCCGGTCCCGAGCGGCACCCGGACCGCCGCCTGGGTCCTCGCCGGCGCCTCGGTGGCGGTGCTGGCCGTGCTGATCGCGGGCCCGCCGGTGCTCCGCGACCCGCTGGGTCTGGCCGGCTCGCTGACCGGCATGGCCGCGGTCGGGTACGGCACGTTCCGGGTCGCGATCCCGGCCGACCGGGCGCCCTGGAGGCTGATGTGCGTCGCCGCCGTGCTGTTCCTGGCCGGGCTCGTCACCCGGGCCGTGGTGCCGGGCGCGGCGGTGTCCCCGCCGACGACCGCGGCGCTGGTCCCGGACGCGTTCGTCGTCCCCGGCTACCTGGTCACCGCGTCCGCGTTCGCCGGGCTGCTCAACCGGCGGCGGGCGAACCGCGACGACCCGGCCTGGGTCGACGCGGTGCTCGTCGGCGTCGCGTCGATGTTCCTGGCCTGGACGTTCCTGGTCGAGCCGTCGCTCGACCAGACCGGCCTGCCGGTCATCCGCCTGGCCAACTCGTTCTTCCCGGTCATCGACGTCGTGCTGATCGTCCTGGTGGCCCAGCTCGCGCTGGCCGGCGGCGTCCGCGCGCCCGCGCTGTGGTTGCTGATCCTCGGCGCGGTCAGCCTGTTCACCGGCGACTTCCTCTACGCGGTCCGCGACGGCGGCCTCGCCGGGGTCCCGCTCGCCTACATCAACGCGCTCTTCACGAGCGCGTACCTGCTGTTCGGCGCGGCCACCCTGCACCCCTCCATGCGGACGTTGACCGAGCCGCAGCCGATCGTCGTCCAGCCGCTCTCGAAGGCCCGGACCGTGCTGATCGGGCTCGTCCTGCTGATCCCGGCGATCGTGATGTCGGTGGGGCCGGCCGGTGGCCTGCTCGGCACGGTCGTCCGGACCGTGCTGTGCGCGCTGCTGGTGCTGGCCGTGCTGTTCCGGGTGGTCCGGTCGAACAACTCCCGGGTCCGGGCCGAGGACGCGATCCGCCGCCGGGCCACCCACGACGCGCTCACCGACCTGCCCAACCGGGAGCTGCTCACCGACACCGTCGCGGCCTGGGGCGACCGCGCGGTCGCCGAGGGGCACGAGATCAGCCTGCTCTTCCTCGACCTCGACCGGTTCAAGCTGGTCAACGACCACTGGGGCCACGGGGTCGGCGACGAGCTGCTCTGCGCGGTCGCCGGACGCCTGTCCGCGCACGTCCGCGGCCACGACCTGGTCTGCCGGATCGGTGGGGACGAGTTCGTCGTCGCGCTGGCCGGCCCGTCGAACGAGGTCCTGGCCGAGGCGGCCGCCGGACGGGTGCTGGACCTGTTCGCCCGGCCGTTCCCGCTCTCGGTCGGCGACGTCGTGGTGTCCGCGTCGATCGGCGTGGCCAGCGCCGCGAGCAGCACCGAGGCGCTGGAGCTGATCCGGGACGCCGACACCGCGATGTACCAGGCCAAGGCGACCGGCCGGAATCGGTACGCCCGGTTCGACACCGAGATGCGCGACGAGGTCCGCGACCGGACGACGCTGGAGCAGGCCCTGCGCGGTGCCCTGGAGCGCGGCGAGCTCTACGCGACCTACCAGCCGATCATCGACCTGAAGACCGGCGAGCTCGACGGCTTCGAGACGCTGATGCGCTGGCAGCACCCCACGCTGGGGGCGGTCTCGCCGCTGCGGTTCATCCCGATCGCCGAGGAGACCGGGCTGATCGTCGGGGCCGGGGCCTGGCTGCTGCGCGAGGCCGCGGCGCAGCTGGCGATCTGGCGCGCGGCCGGGCCACCCCGGCTGCACATCTCGGTGAACGTGTCGGTACGTCAGCTGCGAGACCGCCAGCTGGTCGGAATCGTCCGGGACGTCCTGGCCGAGACCGGGCTGCCGCCCGAGGCGCTCTGGCTGGAGATCACCGAGTCCGGGGTCATGGAGGACCTGGAGACCGCGCTGGCCACGCTCGACGCGCTCCGCGCGCTCGGCGTCACGCTGGCCGTCGACGACTTCGGCACCGGGTACTCGTCGCTCAGCTACCTCAACCGGCTGCCGGTCGGCATCGTCAAGCTCGACCGCTCGTTCGTGTCCGACGTCGGAGCCCACGGCGCCAACGAGTCGATCGTCCGGGCCGTGCTGGCGATGGCGCGGGCCCTCGACCTGCGGGTGGTGGCCGAGGGGGTCGAGACCGCGGTCCAGCGCGACTGGCTGCGTGACCAGGGCTGCGACCTGGTGCAGGGCTGGCTCTACGGCAAACCGCTCCCCGCGTCGGACATCGCCATCGGCTGA
- a CDS encoding acyl-CoA synthetase, with protein MVTFTLSQVFRTAAAAVPDTEAIVWRDRRLTYRSVDERADGFAHYLAGRGLGARRERAELQGHESGQDHVGLYLRNSPEYIEAMVGAHRARCAPFNVNYRYVAEELLYLLTDAHARVLVYHAEFAPSLAAVRDRLPALEVLIQVADDSDHDLLDGAVDYETVVATPPPGPMPTPSGDDLLILYTGGTTGMPKGVLWRQDDIYVAAMGGTPFGSTEPYPSYDAIAAAAAANPGGQRVLMIPPFIHGAAQWSAFYTFTNGGTVFLLDDVRHLDAAAALRLIVDERVASIPVLGDAVVLPVVEEIERAIDDGRPYDLSSLAAISNGGAPLSPGMRERLMRVLPDLLLLDAGGASETGIQMSALSAREAMTEAGVFDAHEQTAVIDDTLGRVLDEGDGWLARRGRIPLGYLGDPDKTARTFPVVAGERWSLPGDRATRLPDGRVRLLGRDSATINTGGEKVFAEEVERAMLAHPAVRDVIVSSRPSDRWGSEVVAIVELNPEEDATDADLVAEAARHIARYKLPKAVVRVPEIVRSPSGKADYRWAKNLVRPRDPAR; from the coding sequence GTGGTCACCTTCACCTTGTCGCAGGTCTTCCGGACGGCGGCCGCCGCCGTCCCCGACACCGAGGCCATCGTGTGGCGGGACCGCCGCCTCACCTACCGGAGCGTGGACGAGCGCGCCGACGGCTTCGCCCACTACCTGGCCGGGCGCGGACTCGGGGCCCGGCGCGAACGGGCCGAGCTCCAGGGCCACGAGTCGGGCCAGGACCACGTCGGCCTCTACCTCCGTAACAGCCCGGAGTACATCGAGGCGATGGTCGGCGCCCACCGGGCCCGGTGCGCGCCGTTCAACGTCAACTACCGGTACGTGGCCGAGGAGCTGCTCTACCTGCTCACCGATGCGCACGCCCGGGTGCTCGTGTACCACGCCGAGTTCGCGCCCAGCCTGGCCGCGGTCCGCGACCGGTTACCCGCGCTCGAGGTGCTGATCCAGGTCGCGGACGACAGCGACCACGACCTGCTCGACGGCGCCGTCGACTACGAGACCGTCGTCGCGACGCCCCCGCCCGGCCCGATGCCGACGCCCTCTGGCGACGACCTGCTGATCCTCTACACCGGCGGAACGACCGGGATGCCGAAGGGCGTCCTCTGGCGGCAGGACGACATCTACGTCGCGGCGATGGGCGGCACCCCGTTCGGCTCGACCGAGCCGTACCCGTCCTACGACGCGATCGCCGCCGCCGCGGCCGCGAACCCGGGCGGGCAGCGGGTGCTGATGATCCCGCCGTTCATCCACGGCGCCGCCCAGTGGAGCGCGTTCTACACGTTCACCAACGGCGGCACGGTGTTCCTGCTCGACGACGTCCGGCACCTCGACGCGGCGGCGGCCCTGCGCCTGATCGTCGACGAGCGGGTCGCGTCGATCCCGGTGCTCGGCGACGCGGTCGTGCTGCCGGTCGTCGAAGAGATCGAACGGGCGATCGACGACGGCCGGCCGTACGACCTGAGCAGCCTCGCGGCGATCTCCAACGGCGGCGCACCGCTCTCTCCGGGCATGCGGGAGCGACTGATGCGCGTGCTGCCGGACCTGCTCCTGCTCGACGCCGGGGGCGCGTCGGAGACCGGCATCCAGATGAGCGCGCTCTCGGCGCGCGAGGCGATGACCGAGGCCGGGGTGTTCGACGCGCACGAGCAGACCGCGGTCATCGACGACACGCTCGGCCGGGTCCTCGACGAGGGCGACGGCTGGCTGGCCCGGCGGGGGCGGATCCCGCTCGGCTACCTCGGCGACCCGGACAAGACCGCCCGCACGTTCCCGGTCGTGGCCGGTGAGCGCTGGTCACTGCCCGGCGACCGCGCCACGCGGCTGCCCGACGGGCGGGTCCGGCTGCTCGGCCGGGACAGCGCGACGATCAACACCGGCGGTGAGAAGGTCTTCGCCGAGGAGGTCGAGCGGGCGATGCTCGCGCACCCGGCCGTCCGGGACGTGATCGTCTCGAGTCGGCCGTCCGATCGGTGGGGGAGCGAGGTCGTCGCGATCGTCGAGCTGAACCCGGAGGAGGACGCGACCGACGCCGACCTGGTCGCCGAGGCCGCGCGTCACATCGCCCGCTACAAGCTGCCGAAGGCCGTGGTCCGGGTGCCGGAGATCGTCCGGTCCCCGTCCGGGAAGGCCGACTACCGGTGGGCGAAGAACCTGGTCAGGCCGCGAGATCCGGCGCGCTGA
- a CDS encoding FAD-dependent oxidoreductase, producing the protein MERTDVVVIGGGQAGLSAGYHLKRRGVDFVVLDAEPAAGGAWRHRWESLRMATVNGIFDLPGFPQPPIDPDEPSRTAVPRYFAAFEQANDLPIVRPVTVTAVREDGRDLLVESTGGRWRTRAVINATGTWTNPVRPHYPGQETFTGRQLHTSDYVRLDDFAGRNVAVVGGGISAVQQLEEISRVATTFWYTRREPVFRAGEFDPEAGRQTIAKVTADAEAGRPTGSVVSYTGLAWTPYALAARARGALDRRPMFTAIEPTGVREADGTFTALDTILWATGFKAALPHLDPLGLRNELGGIRIEGTQVAGEPRVHLIGFGPSQSTVGANRAGRDAAVALSKYLSAPDLAA; encoded by the coding sequence GTGGAACGAACGGACGTCGTGGTGATCGGCGGTGGTCAGGCCGGGCTGTCGGCGGGCTACCACCTGAAGCGTCGGGGCGTCGACTTCGTCGTGCTCGACGCCGAGCCGGCCGCCGGTGGTGCGTGGCGGCACCGCTGGGAGTCGCTGCGCATGGCGACCGTCAACGGGATCTTCGACCTGCCCGGCTTCCCCCAGCCGCCGATCGACCCGGACGAGCCGAGCCGCACCGCGGTGCCCCGCTACTTCGCCGCGTTCGAGCAGGCCAACGACCTGCCGATCGTCCGCCCGGTGACCGTCACGGCGGTCCGCGAGGACGGGCGGGACCTGCTCGTCGAGTCCACCGGCGGCCGTTGGCGCACCCGCGCGGTCATCAACGCGACCGGCACCTGGACCAACCCCGTCCGCCCGCACTACCCCGGCCAGGAGACGTTCACCGGCCGCCAGCTCCACACCTCCGACTACGTCCGACTCGACGACTTCGCCGGCCGGAACGTCGCCGTCGTCGGGGGCGGGATCTCGGCCGTGCAGCAGCTCGAGGAGATCAGCCGGGTCGCCACGACGTTCTGGTACACCCGGCGCGAGCCGGTCTTCCGGGCCGGCGAGTTCGACCCGGAGGCCGGGCGTCAGACGATCGCCAAGGTCACCGCGGACGCCGAGGCCGGCAGGCCGACCGGCAGCGTCGTCTCCTACACGGGCCTGGCCTGGACGCCGTACGCGCTGGCGGCCCGGGCCCGCGGTGCGCTGGACCGGCGCCCGATGTTCACCGCGATCGAGCCGACCGGCGTGCGCGAGGCCGACGGCACGTTCACGGCCCTGGACACGATCCTCTGGGCCACCGGCTTCAAGGCCGCGCTCCCGCACCTGGACCCGCTCGGCCTGCGCAACGAGCTCGGCGGCATCCGCATCGAGGGCACCCAGGTCGCCGGCGAGCCGCGCGTCCACCTGATCGGTTTCGGACCGTCCCAGTCGACGGTCGGCGCGAACCGGGCCGGCCGCGACGCCGCGGTGGCGCTCTCGAAGTACCTCAGCGCGCCGGATCTCGCGGCCTGA